From Carya illinoinensis cultivar Pawnee chromosome 5, C.illinoinensisPawnee_v1, whole genome shotgun sequence, one genomic window encodes:
- the LOC122309299 gene encoding protein FAR1-RELATED SEQUENCE 5-like codes for MSVLSKESGGDFNIGCIGKDVKNYLKNKRRKLFEEGDAQRLYVYFLDRQCKEPGFVYSMQVGENGCMGSCFWADARSRAAYQYFGDVVTFDATYLTNIYKMPFLPFSIVNHHHQTIMFGCALLVNETAESYIWLLRTWQEAMLGRAPSTIITDDDKAMAKAIGVVFPNTTHRLCLWHILQKFLEHLAHVYNKFPDFQKDFRHCIHETITTDEFEQEWSSILGKYSLLDNDWLQNLYNRWDKWVPAYLQTTFCAGMSTSQRSESMNKFFKDCVRSSTMVSDFVHQYEKALDARYFKEKEKDVQTKSTQAVMKTLWKIEADAASVYTRKSFMIFQDELFNSQRYIPIKVGKEGERRIYGITPNGKEQPIYHVTLESGDAKAICTCHMFEFVGILCRHILCVIGKKSKLDMLPHHYILEKWTINAKSWANLDIPNFDGHVMTHDDPMMRKSKLMMQFYDIAELDSQSPQKYNHLSLALDKVHKELLFMEDIEGEKNIEGGNMS; via the coding sequence ATGTCGGTGTTGAGCAAAGAATCAGGTGGTGATTTTAACATTGGATGTATTGGTAAGGACGTCaagaattatttgaaaaataaaagaaggaaattATTTGAAGAGGGAGATGCACAAAGGTTGTATGTCTACTTTCTTGATAGGCAATGTAAAGAACCTGGGTTTGTGTATTCCATGCAAGTTGGTGAGAATGGGTGTATGGGAAGTTGCTTTTGGGCAGATGCAAGATCAAGGGCTGCGTAtcaatattttggggatgttgtcACCTTTGATGCGACATATTtgacaaatatttataagatgccGTTTCTCCCATTTTCAATAGTTAATCATCATCACCAAACAATCATGTTTGGTTGTGCATTGTTAGTTAATGAAACAGCTGAATCATATATTTGGCTACTGAGAACATGGCAAGAGGCAATGCTTGGGCGTGCCCCTTCAACCATAATTACTGATGATGACAAGGCGATGGCGAAAGCCATTGGTGTGGTATTCCCAAATACAACTCATAGGTTGTGCCTAtggcatattttacaaaaattcctAGAACATTTGGCACATGTGTATAACAAGTTTCCGGACTTTCAAAAAGATTTCCGTCATTGTATCCATGAGACAATAACGACTGATGAGTTTGAGCAAGAATGGAGCTCAATACTAGGGAAGTATAGTCTACTAGATAATGATTGGCTGCAAAATCTTTACAACCGATGGGATAAGTGGGTTCCAGCTTACTTACAAACCACGTTTTGTGCCGGTATGTCAACATCTCAAAGGAGCGAaagcatgaataaattttttaaagattgtgTTCGTTCAAGCACGATGGTGAGTGATTTTGTGCATCAATACGAGAAAGCCTTAGATGCACGTTATTtcaaggagaaagagaaggacGTGCAAACAAAATCGACACAGGCTGTTATGAAAACTTTATGGAAAATTGAAGCAGATGCAGCCTCAGTCTATACAAGGAAGTCTTTCATGATCTTCCAGGATGAGCTCTTTAATAGCCAACGGTACATTCCAATCAAAGTTGGAAAAGAGGGCGAAAGAAGGATATACGGAATCACACCGAATGGCAAAGAGCAACCTATTTATCATGTGACCTTGGAGAGTGGAGATGCGAAGGCAATATGCACATGCCATATGTTTGAGTTTGTGGGGATTCTTTGTAGGCATATCCTATGTGTCATTGGGAAGAAATCGAAATTAGATATGTTGCCACATCATTATATTCTAGAGAAATGGACCATCAATGCTAAGAGTTGGGCCAATCTTGACATACCAAATTTTGATGGCCATGTAATGACACACGATGATCCAATGATGAGAAAAAGCAAGTTGATGATGCAATTCTATGATATTGCCGAACTTGACTCACAATCACCACAAAAATACAACCATCTCTCTCTTGCCTTAGACAAGGTCCACAAGGAGTTGCTCTTTATGGAAGATATTgagggagaaaaaaatatagaaggtGGAAATATGTCATAG